In a single window of the Caproicibacterium sp. BJN0003 genome:
- the hisI gene encoding phosphoribosyl-AMP cyclohydrolase — MAQNLERFFQKGILVPAIVQEAKTGEVLMLAYMNLESLQKTLETGYTWFWSRSRQELWNKGATSGHLQKVVSITGDCDSDTLLVVVNQTGAACHTGHHSCFFDEIWRDQTI, encoded by the coding sequence ATGGCACAGAATTTGGAACGCTTTTTTCAAAAAGGAATATTGGTCCCAGCGATTGTTCAAGAGGCGAAAACCGGAGAAGTTTTGATGCTGGCTTATATGAATCTGGAATCTCTGCAGAAGACTTTAGAGACCGGATATACATGGTTTTGGTCTCGCTCCAGACAGGAACTCTGGAATAAAGGTGCCACTTCCGGCCATTTGCAGAAGGTGGTTTCCATTACCGGAGACTGTGACAGTGATACACTTTTAGTGGTTGTGAATCAGACCGGTGCTGCTTGTCATACTGGACATCACAGTTGCTTTTTTGATGAGATTTGGAGGGATCAAACAATATGA
- the hisA gene encoding 1-(5-phosphoribosyl)-5-[(5-phosphoribosylamino)methylideneamino]imidazole-4-carboxamide isomerase, translating to MVILPAIDLKDGQCVRLFRGDYSTAHRVAASAVQTAEQFQKSGAKWLHMVDLNGAKAAVPVNSKLIFQVVRSTDLKVELGGGIRTMQAVEHYLQSGISRVILGSAALADPDFTAKAVRKYGDQIAIGIDARNGMVAAEGWTHTSHMDYIELAKRVEAVGTQYIIMTDIDRDGMLTGPNLEMLEKLQKAVSCKIIASGGVSRAKDIEDLKALHLYGVICGKALYNGDLKLEEALEIAEEK from the coding sequence ATGGTCATTTTACCTGCAATCGATCTGAAGGACGGACAATGTGTACGGCTTTTTCGCGGCGATTATTCGACGGCGCATCGAGTAGCGGCGAGTGCTGTACAGACGGCAGAGCAATTTCAGAAATCTGGTGCGAAATGGTTGCACATGGTGGATTTAAATGGAGCGAAAGCTGCTGTGCCGGTTAATTCAAAGCTGATTTTTCAGGTGGTTCGTTCTACAGATTTAAAAGTGGAATTAGGTGGCGGAATTCGCACGATGCAGGCGGTGGAGCATTATCTGCAAAGTGGTATTTCCCGGGTAATTTTGGGATCAGCGGCATTGGCAGATCCGGATTTTACGGCCAAAGCGGTTCGAAAATATGGGGATCAAATTGCAATTGGAATTGATGCCAGAAACGGTATGGTTGCGGCAGAAGGATGGACACACACCTCTCATATGGATTATATCGAACTTGCAAAACGAGTCGAAGCGGTTGGAACACAGTATATCATTATGACGGATATTGATCGTGACGGCATGCTCACAGGACCAAATCTTGAAATGTTGGAAAAACTGCAAAAAGCAGTTTCCTGTAAAATTATTGCAAGCGGTGGGGTTAGCCGTGCAAAAGATATCGAGGATTTAAAAGCACTTCATCTTTATGGTGTTATTTGTGGAAAAGCGCTTTATAATGGGGATCTAAAGCTGGAAGAAGCCCTTGAAATCGCGGAGGAAAAGTAA
- a CDS encoding 4Fe-4S dicluster domain-containing protein — MRGIYSSVTDIRRKVFTEVARLAYEGGDYSRIDDLPYKIVPGEVANYRESIFLERAIVGERLRLSIGLPLRPITEHTRLSQGIIESAIAEKYYDPPLVNVIKFACNKCPEKTVQVTELCQGCLAHPCKEVCPKQAIRIRNGRAVIDQDKCIKCGRCVGVCAYHAIVQMERPCAAACGMNAIHSDAYGHATIDYDKCVSCGMCIVNCPFGAISDKGQIFQLIHAMKEGYEVYAAIAPAFVGQFGPKMTPEKLRPAMQELGFKDIAEVAVGADLCTIEEAKDFLDKVPEKQPFLATSCCPSWSVMAKKKFPEFESYISMALTPMVLTARLLKKQHPGCKVVFIGPCSAKKLEASRRTIRSDVDFVLTFEETMGMFEAKQVDLTKITGESSLEEGTAAGRGFAVSGGVAQAVVDCIHKKYPDREVKVQSAQGLRDCYKMLLLAKAGKYNGYLLEGMACPGGCVAGAGTLQPLTKATSMVLDYKAKADKKTAEDSPYRKQADRLD; from the coding sequence ATGAGAGGTATTTATTCTTCTGTGACGGATATCCGTCGAAAGGTTTTTACCGAAGTTGCACGTTTGGCATATGAAGGCGGAGATTATTCGAGAATTGACGATCTTCCTTATAAAATTGTTCCAGGAGAAGTCGCCAATTATCGTGAAAGTATTTTTTTGGAGAGAGCAATTGTAGGGGAGCGGTTAAGGCTTTCAATCGGTTTGCCTTTACGCCCGATTACTGAGCATACACGCCTTTCACAAGGGATCATTGAGAGCGCAATCGCGGAAAAATATTACGATCCGCCGCTTGTAAATGTGATTAAATTTGCCTGTAATAAATGTCCTGAAAAAACTGTTCAAGTGACAGAACTTTGTCAGGGGTGTCTTGCACATCCCTGTAAAGAAGTTTGTCCGAAACAGGCGATTCGAATCCGTAACGGAAGAGCGGTGATCGATCAGGACAAATGTATCAAGTGCGGGCGCTGTGTTGGTGTTTGTGCCTATCACGCAATCGTGCAGATGGAACGCCCCTGTGCAGCAGCTTGTGGAATGAATGCGATTCATTCTGATGCTTATGGACATGCGACCATCGATTATGATAAATGTGTTTCCTGTGGAATGTGCATTGTGAACTGTCCGTTTGGGGCTATTTCAGATAAAGGACAGATCTTTCAGCTGATTCATGCAATGAAAGAGGGATATGAAGTTTATGCGGCGATTGCTCCGGCTTTTGTGGGACAGTTTGGCCCCAAAATGACTCCGGAAAAGCTGCGTCCTGCCATGCAGGAGCTCGGGTTTAAAGATATTGCCGAAGTTGCGGTAGGAGCGGATCTTTGCACTATAGAAGAAGCAAAGGACTTTTTGGATAAAGTTCCGGAAAAGCAGCCATTCCTAGCAACTTCCTGCTGTCCGAGTTGGAGTGTCATGGCGAAAAAGAAATTTCCGGAGTTTGAATCTTATATTTCGATGGCTTTAACTCCTATGGTGTTGACAGCTCGGCTTTTAAAAAAGCAGCATCCTGGTTGTAAGGTAGTCTTTATCGGGCCATGTTCTGCGAAAAAACTGGAAGCGAGCCGCCGGACCATTCGCAGTGATGTGGATTTTGTTTTGACATTTGAAGAAACAATGGGAATGTTTGAAGCAAAGCAGGTCGATCTTACAAAAATTACGGGAGAGAGTTCCTTGGAAGAAGGCACTGCTGCCGGGCGTGGCTTTGCCGTTTCGGGGGGCGTTGCACAGGCGGTTGTAGACTGTATCCATAAAAAATATCCGGATCGAGAAGTTAAGGTTCAGTCAGCGCAGGGGTTAAGAGACTGCTATAAGATGCTGCTTCTTGCAAAAGCCGGAAAATATAACGGCTATCTTTTGGAGGGGATGGCGTGCCCTGGAGGCTGCGTGGCGGGCGCAGGAACGCTTCAGCCGCTCACAAAGGCAACTTCTATGGTCCTTGATTATAAAGCGAAGGCAGACAAAAAGACGGCCGAAGACAGCCCTTATCGTAAGCAGGCGGATCGTTTAGACTAA
- the hisE gene encoding phosphoribosyl-ATP diphosphatase: MSEEKNILAELYDTVLERKTEKEEGSYTCYLFEQGLDKILKKVGEECSETIIAAKNGDNHETIMEISDLLYHLTVMMVEEGIHISDVEAELKKRSEKTGNLKKFHQVDHNT, translated from the coding sequence ATGAGTGAGGAAAAAAATATTTTAGCGGAACTCTATGATACCGTATTGGAACGAAAAACAGAAAAAGAGGAAGGCTCTTATACCTGCTACCTTTTTGAGCAGGGACTTGATAAAATTCTGAAAAAGGTTGGAGAAGAGTGCAGCGAGACCATCATTGCTGCAAAAAATGGAGATAATCATGAGACCATTATGGAAATTTCCGATCTTTTATATCACTTGACCGTCATGATGGTGGAAGAAGGAATCCACATTTCGGATGTGGAAGCGGAACTTAAAAAGCGCAGTGAAAAAACAGGAAATCTTAAAAAGTTTCATCAGGTTGACCATAATACCTGA
- the hisB gene encoding imidazoleglycerol-phosphate dehydratase HisB — MRTAIQNRKTKETDISVRLNLDGGPVEISTGIGFFDHMLEAFAVHGGFGLSVGAEGDLFVDCHHTVEDTGIVLGKAFAQALGDKSGIKRYGSFWIPMDESLCSVHVDVSGRPFLVFQGTLSQERVGDFDTCMTSEFLRAFATNAGITLHAEILYGENAHHEIEGIFKALGHALHEAVAPYDGTLSTKGKLDP, encoded by the coding sequence ATGCGTACAGCGATTCAGAATCGAAAGACGAAAGAGACAGATATTTCAGTTCGGCTCAATCTGGACGGCGGTCCTGTCGAAATTTCCACCGGAATTGGATTTTTTGACCATATGCTGGAGGCTTTTGCTGTTCACGGTGGCTTTGGACTTTCCGTTGGGGCAGAGGGCGATTTGTTTGTAGACTGCCATCATACGGTAGAGGATACCGGAATTGTCCTTGGTAAAGCATTTGCGCAGGCTTTGGGCGATAAGAGCGGAATCAAGCGGTATGGAAGCTTCTGGATCCCGATGGATGAATCGCTTTGCAGTGTTCATGTTGATGTGAGTGGACGCCCGTTTTTGGTGTTTCAAGGGACGCTTTCTCAGGAACGTGTCGGAGATTTTGACACTTGCATGACAAGCGAATTTCTGCGCGCATTTGCGACAAATGCTGGGATCACACTGCATGCGGAAATTCTCTATGGAGAAAATGCGCATCACGAAATTGAAGGGATCTTTAAAGCATTGGGACATGCTTTGCATGAAGCAGTTGCCCCTTATGATGGGACCTTATCAACAAAAGGAAAATTAGATCCTTGA